One window of the Macaca thibetana thibetana isolate TM-01 chromosome 13, ASM2454274v1, whole genome shotgun sequence genome contains the following:
- the LOC126933427 gene encoding 60S ribosomal protein L17-like, whose protein sequence is MKTVRYSLDPENPTKSCKSRGSNLRIHFKNTRETAQAIKGMHIRKATKYLKDVTLQKQCVPVRRYNGGVGRCAQAKQWGWTQGRWPKESAEFLLRMLKNAERNAELKGFDVDSLVIEHIQVNKAPKMRRRTYRAHGWINPYMSSPCHIEMILTEKEQIVPKPEEEVAQKKKISQKKLKKQKLMARE, encoded by the coding sequence ATGAAAACGGTTCGCTATTCACTTGACCCGGAGAACCCCACGAAATCATGCAAATCAAGAGGTTCCAATCTTCGTATTCACTTTAAGAACACTCGTGAAACTGCCCAGGCCATCAAGGGTATGCATATTCGAAAAGCCACGAAGTATCTGAAAGATGTCACTTTACAGAAACAGTGCGTACCAGTCCGACGTTACAATGGTGGAGTTGGCAGGTGTGCCCAGGCCAAGCAGTGGGGCTGGACACAAGGTCGGTGGCCCAAAGAGAGTGCTGAATTTTTGCTGCGCATGCTTAAAAACGCAGAGCGTAATGCTGAACTTAAGGGTTTCGATGTAGATTCTCTGGTCATCGAGCATATCCAAGTGAACAAAGCACCTAAGATGCGCCGACGGACCTACAGAGCTCATGGTTGGATTAACCCATACATGAGCTCTCCCTGCCACATTGAGATGATCCTTACTGAAAAGGAACAGATTGTTCCTAAACCAGAAGAGGAGGTTGCCCAGAAGAAAAAGATAtcccagaagaaactgaagaaacaaaaacttatggCACGGGAGTAA